The following proteins are co-located in the Triticum aestivum cultivar Chinese Spring chromosome 1A, IWGSC CS RefSeq v2.1, whole genome shotgun sequence genome:
- the LOC123063392 gene encoding fibroblast growth factor receptor 4: MDEDEYSWVRRTKFSHSIVRSSSGRCSFDEQFSRRAVSMQKDFDSELKSLRPRAKGAVSNPARPAIPRAKSAAGQADRKPKDVVFSDVQLKQSGSVGDGSLKETSMMQDRREVGPKGNGLSLKSLDIPNRRIVRGLNDGSSGNTLEFSFHSEEQSLRLQRVCSSPGPYFAKDAGLAGDSNPRSVSFKVAGDGSKPKRRAKSPIPARVISDVFREAKAASKRFSSPQRQRKSSSVRLLDDSPPFAFSSTRAATKLVTKRASSWPRNSEARVAKVAALDVLEKWTVDRSQLLIGHRFASGAYSRLFHGIYKEQPVAVKFIRLPDDGEDPELAARLEKQFTVEVTILARLQHRNVIELVGACSSAPVFCVITEFLPGGSLRAYLRKLEGKQLPLEKIISVALDIARGLEYVHSQGVIHRDVKPENILFDAECCAKVVDFGVAFEDVYCNTMEDDPGTYRWMAPEMCKRKPYGPKVDVYSFGLVLWELVSGSIPYEEMTPLQAAYAVVNKNLRPVVPSSCPTPLQQLMEQCWSAQPEKRPEFTQIVKTLENLKATLDRYGTIEKTPTPSCQEAQEQNKNRLANWILKLSYSPPDFSGPPPPKLL, from the exons ATGGACGAGGACGAGTACTCGTGGGTGCGGCGCACCAAGTTCTCGCACTCCATCGTCAGGTCTAGCTCCGGCAGGTGCTCCTTCGACGAGCAGTTCAGCCGCCGCGCCGTGTCCATGCAGAAAGATTTTGATTCGGAGCTCAAGAGCCTGCGGCCGAGGGCCAAAGGGGCGGTCTCAAACCCGGCGAGGCCGGCGATTCCCAGGGCAAAATCGGCAGCCGGCCAGGCAGACCGGAAGCCGAAAGATGTTGTGTTTTCAGATGTTCAGCTGAAACAGAGTGGTTCTGTTGGCGATGGCTCACTGAAAGAAACGTCGATGATGCAAGATCGGCGTGAGGTTGGACCCAAGGGAAACGGCCTGAGCTTGAAATCACTGGATATTCCTAATCGGCGTATTGTCCGGGGTTTGAATGATGGAAGCTCAGGCAACACGCTGGAGTTCTCTTTCCACTCCGAGGAGCAAAGCTTGAGGTTGCAGAGGGTGTGCTCTAGCCCAGGTCCTTACTTTGCCAAGGATGCAGGGCTAGCCGGGGATTCTAATCCACGGAGTGTATCTTTCAAGGTTGCTGGGGATGGATCAAAGCCGAAGAGAAGAGCGAAATCCCCTATCCCAGCGCGCGTCATCTCCGACGTTTTTAGGGAGGCGAAAGCTGCCAGCAAGAGGTTCTCCTCTCCACAGCGGCAAAGGAAATCTAGCTCTGTTCGGTTGCTGGATGATAGTCCCCCTTTTGCATTCTCTTCGACAAGAGCAGCGACCAAATTGGTAACCAAAAGGGCCTCTTCCTGGCCAAGGAACTCGGAAGCTAGAGTTGCAAAGGTCGCTGCGCTCGATGTACTTGAGAAATGGACGGTCGACCGCTCACAGTTACTCATTGGCCATAGATTTGCATCAGGAGCGTATAGTCGTCTGTTCCATGGAATCTACAAGGAGCAGCCTGTTGCTGTCAAGTTTATCAGGCTACCTGATGATGGTGAAGATCCGGAATTGGCTGCTCGGCTTGAGAAGCAGTTCACTGTCGAAGTTACCATTTTGGCTCGGCTCCAGCATCGTAATGTCATTGAG CTGGTTGGGGCATGTAGCTCTGCACCTGTCTTCTGTGTCATCACTGAGTTCCTGCCTGGGGGCTCTTTGAGAGCCTATCTGCGCAAGCTGGAGGGCAAGCAACTTCCTTTGGAGAAGATTATCTCCGTTGCCCTGGACATTGCACGTGGTCTGGAATACGTGCATTCGCAAGGAGTAATCCACCGTGACGTGAAGCCTGAGAACATTCTATTCGACGCAGAATGTTGCGCAAAGGTCGTTGATTTCGGAGTAGCTTTTGAAGACGTTTACTGCAACACGATGGAAGACGACCCAGGCACATATAGATGGATGGCGCCAGAGATGTGTAAGCGCAAGCCATATGGTCCGAAAGTCGATGTCTATAGTTTTGGGCTCGTCTTGTGGGAACTGGTTAGTGGTTCCATCCCTTATGAAGAGATGACTCCTCTCCAAGCAGCTTATGCAGTTGTTAATAAG AACTTGAGACCGGTTGTTCCTTCGAGCTGCCCGACACCATTGCAACAATTGATGGAGCAATGCTGGTCCGCTCAACCCGAGAAGAGGCCTGAGTTTACTCAGATAGTTAAAACCCTTGAAAATCTCAAGGCGACTCTTGATAGATATGGAACCATTGAGAAGACCCCAACCCCCAGTTGCCAGGAAGCTCAGGAGCAAAACAAGAACAGGCTTGCCAACTGGATCCTAAAGCTCTCATATAGCCCACCGGATTTCTCAGGGCCCCCGCCGCCGAAGCTGCTGTGA
- the LOC123177355 gene encoding uncharacterized protein, with protein sequence MVVAEAGDEMSLSNMVLGFYEEADRERRPEDETTVGDGGCSDDERAGGGAAAESSAFWAEQLSHLHEVLGKMSSAESRIRADTEEAVRHARSGTATAAAGVCSSCATRATAGGGCRGCTLRSVAARLRDAGYDSAVCRSRWARSAEFPAGEHSYVDVVVPTRSGRAVRVVVEPSFRAEFAMARGGAGYGALVAALPEAFVGRAEKLRAVVAAMCAAAKRCARESSLHMAPWRKRRYMEAKWLGTPDRLLATTGAGAGAPVAAGSPESEKQRRFRASMLTLDFGGRTAVEVA encoded by the exons ATGGTTGTGGCGGAGGCCGGCGACGAGATGAGCCTGTCGAACATGGTGCTGGGGTTCTACGAGGAGGCCGACCGGGAGCGGCGGCCCGAGGACGAAACCACCGTCGGCGACGGCGGCTGCAGCGACGACGAgagggccggcggcggcgccgccgccgagaGCAGCGCGTTCTGGGCGGAGCAGCTCTCCCATTTGCAT GAGGTGCTGGGCAAGATGAGCTCGGCGGAGAGCCGGATCCGGGCGGACACGGAGGAGGCCGTCAGGCATGCGCGGTCCGGCACCGCCACCGCGGCAGCTGGCGTCTGCTCCTCCTGCGCGACCCGCGCGACGGCCGGCGGTGGGTGCCGGGGCTGCACGCTCCGGTCCGTCGCGGCGCGGCTGCGCGACGCCGGGTACGACAGCGCCGTGTGCCGGTCCAGGTGGGCGCGCTCGGCGGAGTTCCCCGCGGGGGAGCACAGCTACGTGGACGTGGTGGTGCCGACGAGGAGCGGCAGGGCGGTGCGGGTGGTGGTGGAGCCCAGCTTCCGGGCCGAGTTCGCCATGGCGCGCGGCGGCGCCGGGTACGGCGCGCTGGTGGCCGCGCTCCCGGAGGCGTTCGTGGGCAGGGCGGAGAAGCTGCGCGCCGTGGTCGCGGCCATGTGCGCCGCCGCGAAGCGGTGCGCGCGGGAGAGCAGCCTGCACATGGCGCCCTGGAGGAAGCGCCGGTACATGGAGGCCAAGTGGCTCGGCACGCCGGACCGCCTCTTGGCAACCACCGGCGCCGGCGCGGGTGCCCCCGTGGCGGCCGGGTCCCCGGAGAGCGAGAAGCAGCGCAGGTTCAGGGCCTCCATGCTGACGCTCGACTTCGGCGGCCGGACCGCCGTGGAGGTCGCGTGA